Proteins encoded together in one Bactrocera neohumeralis isolate Rockhampton chromosome 4, APGP_CSIRO_Bneo_wtdbg2-racon-allhic-juicebox.fasta_v2, whole genome shotgun sequence window:
- the LOC126756196 gene encoding synaptojanin-1 — MAMSKVMRVLEKSIPPSPYSVLLEHRNKSDSILFESHAVALLSTQETDVIRKQYAKLCDAYGCLGVLQLNAGESTVLFLVLVTGCVSMGKICDVEVFRITQTQFVALQNAAPNEDKISECRKLLNSGTFYFAHSNPSMMSSLQKFDITLCAQRRQKISETDNRFFWNRMMHIHMLRFGVDCQSWLLKAMCGSVEVRTVYVGAKQARAAIISRLSCERAGTRFNVRGTNDEGHVANFVETEQVIYVDSDVTSYIQTRGSVPLFWEQPGVQVGSHKVKLSRGFEASAAAFDRHMVMMKQRYGYQAIINLLGTSMIGSKEGEAMLSNEFQKHHNMSTHKDVSHIIFDYHQECRGGNFGALLKLKERLGVCGVNYGFFHASQGQALREQFGVIRTNCLDCLDRTNCVQTFLGLDMLNQQIEALKLGEKKQNFSRFEEIFRQMWVNNGNEVSKIYAGTGAIQGGSKLMDGARSAARTIQNNLLDNSKQEAIDILLLGSTLSSELADRARILLPSNMLHAPTTVLREMCKRFAEYVVPRTCRVAVGTYNVNGGKHFRSIVFKDSLSDWLLDCHALARAKALVNVNNPSENACDPVDIYAIGFQEIVDLNASNIVAASTDNAKLWAEELQKTISRDNDYVLLTYQQLVGVCLYIYVRPEHAPFIRDVAIDCVKTGLGGTTGNKGACAIRFVFHGSSMCFVCAHFAAGQSQVAERNADYAEITRKLAFPMGRTLKSHDWVFWCGDFNYRIDMEKDDLKEAIQNEDLTSVLLNDQLRKEQEAGNVFSDFLEGEINFDPTYKYDLFSDEYDTSEKQRAPAWTDRVLWRRRKALAAETDVNSVEWNPGRLIHYGRSELKQSDHRPVIAIIDAEIVEIDSQRRREVFEQVIRDLGPPDSTIVVHVKEDVVCDDGPTIYDEAVMSTLIQELSKLGEVTLVRYVEDTMWVTFRDGESALHASNKKYIRICGLELQLQLKTANWQPLVDNEIELCTTNTIPLCSNPQEQAQLFSSSPDIPRRSKQPPGRPAPARPPMPLSPKSSPRHHPHVGVISVVPDMVQSKLSKPLMTQPLQPLPISPQNNQKNNKTSSNESISSSKSQSPTETQQCSPLHSSSAVSPVEFPDGQFPPTPPRQSKNSTPVSTPIRQPKQEGTSTFYDGSANIYEEIQEEMPAPRHPPPPFPSIANQEIAPIASVESPRRQVVGTHSTPIGPPPPLPARRGPPPIPNRSGNAPPLPTRPGNNN, encoded by the exons ATGGCAATGTCAAAGGTCATGCGGGTGCTGGAAAAATCTATTCCACCATCACCTTATAGCGTTCTTTTAGAGCATCGAAATAAGAGTGATAGCATTCTTTTTGAATCTCATGCGGTCGCTTTGCTCTCCACTCAGGAAACTGATGTAATACGAAAGCAGTATGCAAAATTGTGTGATGCTTACGGTTGTCTTGGTGTGCTGCAACTAAATGCGGGAGAAAGTACTGTTTTGTTTCTGGTGCTTGTCACTGGCTGTGTCTCAATGGGAAAAATCTGTGATGTTGAAGTTTTTCGAATTACGCAGACACAATTCGTGGCTTTGCAAAATGCAGCTCCGAATGAAGACAAAATATCGGAGTGTCGCAAGCTGTTGAACTCGGGAACTTTTTACTTTGCACATTCGAATCCTTCGATGATGAGTAGTTTACAAAAGTTTGATATAACTTTATGTGCTCAACGGAGGCAAAAGATATCTGAGACTGACAATCGTTTCTTTTGGAATCGAAtgatgcacatacatatgctcCGTTTCGGTGTAGATTGTCAATCATGGCTCCTGAAGGCAATGTGTGGTTCTGTGGAAGTTCGCACGGTGTATGTTGGAGCTAAACAGGCCCGCGCCGCCATCATATCTCGATTAAGTTGCGAGCGTGCCGGCACACGATTTAATGTTCGAG GCACCAACGATGAGGGGCATGTTGCTAACTTTGTTGAGACCGAACAGGTTATATATGTGGATAGTGATGTGACTAGTTATATTCAAACACGTGGATCGGTTCCTCTTTTTTGGGAGCAACCAGGTGTACAAGTTGGCTCACACAAAGTGAAATTATCACGAGGGTTTGAAGCTTCTGCGGCAGCATTTGATCGTCATATGGTGATGATGAAACAACGGTACGGATATCAGGCGATTATAAACCTTTTGGGTACTTCGATGATTGGTAGTAAGGAAGGTGAGGCAATGTTAAGCAATGAATTCCAAAAACACCATAATATGTCCACCCACAAAGAtgtttcacatattatatttgatTATCATCAAGAGTGTCGAGGTGGTAATTTTGGTGCGCTTTTGAAACTGAAAGAGCGCTTAGGAGTTTGCGGTGTAAACTATGGATTTTTCCATGCTTCCCAAGGGCAAGCACTACGTGAACAATTTGGTGTTATTCGCACTAATTGCCTCGATTGTTTGGACCGCACCAATTGCGTTCAAACGTTCTTGGGCTTAGACATGCTCAATCAACAAATTGAAGCTTTAAAGTTGggagagaaaaaacaaaatttctccagatttgaagaaatatttcggCAAATGTGGGTAAATAACGGTAATGAAGTTAGTAAAATCTATGCAGGTACTGGAGCTATACAAGGTGGCTCCAAACTAATGGACGGAGCACGATCTGCCGCTCGTACTATACAGAATAATTTGTTAGATAATTCAAAACAGGAAgcaattgatattttattacttGGATCAACACTATCGTCAGAATTAGCTGATCGAGCTCGAATATTATTGCCATCGAATATGCTGCATGCGCCAACTACAGTTTTGAGGGAAATGTGCAAACGCTTTGCTGAGTATGTAGTTCCGCGTACCTGTCGCGTCGCAGTTGGTACCTATAATGTAAACGGTGGTAAACATTTTAGAAGCATTGTTTTTAAAGACTCTTTGTCTGATTGGTTACTTGATTGCCACGCATTGGCACGAGCTAAGGCTCTAGTCAACGTGAACAATCCATCGGAGAACGCCTGCGATCCGGTTGATATATATGCGATTGGTTTTCAAGAGATCGTTGATTTGAATGCCTCTAACATTGTAGCTGCCAGCACAGATAATGCCAAATTATGGGCAGAGGAATTACAAAAGACTATTTCTCGAGATAATGATTATGTCCTTCTCACATATCAACAATTAGTAggtgtgtgtttatatatatatgttcgaCCTGAGCATGCGCCATTTATTCGTGATGTTGCCATTGATTGTGTTAAAACGGGACTAGGGGGCACCACTGGAAATAAGGGAGCATGTGCGATACGCTTTGTTTTTCATGGAAGTTCGATGTGCTTCGTCTGCGCTCATTTTGCTGCTGGTCAATCACAG gtTGCTGAGCGTAACGCAGATTATGCTGAAATAACCAGAAAGTTAGCGTTTCCAATGGGACGTACTCTAAAGTCGCATGATTGGGTATTTTGGTGTGGAGATTTTAACTATAGAATCGACATGGAAAAGGATGATTTGAAAGAAGCTATACAGAACGAAGATCTCACATCTGTACTGTTGAATGATCAGCTGCGTAAGGAGCAAGAAGCGGGCAATGTCTTCAGCGATTTTCTTGAAGGAGAAATCAATTTCGATCCTACGTACAAATATGATTTGTTTAGTGATGAATATGATACGTCAGAAAAACAACGTGCACCTGCTTGGACTGATCGTGTATTATGGCGTCGACGTAAAGCTTTGGCAGCAGAAACAGATGTCAATAGTGTCGAATGGAATCCAGGAAGACTTATTCATTATGGTCGCTCAGAGTTGAAGCAAAGTGACCATCGCCCAGTTATTGCCATTATTGATGCAGAAATTGTGGAAATTGATTCACAGCGTCGACGCGAG GTTTTTGAACAGGTTATAAGAGACTTAGGTCCACCTGATTCTACCATTGTGGTGCACGTAAAAGAGGATGTCGTTTGTGACGACGGGCCAACTATCTATGACGAAGCAGTCATGTCTACCCTTATTCAGGAATTGTCGAAGTTGGGTGAAGTTACTTTGGTTCGATATGTAGAGGACACAATGTGGGTAACATTTCGAGATGGTGAATCAGCATTACATgcgagtaataaaaaatatattcgtatTTGTGGTTTGGAGCTACAACTTCAACTAAAGACTGCAAATTGGCAGCCATTAGTTGACAATGAAATTGAGTTGTGCACAACCAACACAATACCCTTGTGCTCGAATCCTCAAGAACAAGCACAGTTATTCAGTAGTTCACCTGACATTCCGAGACGTTCTAAACAGCCTCCTGGGCGACCAGCACCAGCTCGCCCACCTATGCCACTGTCACCAAAAAGTTCGCCTCGTCATCATCCACACGTTGGAGTTATTAGTGTCGTCCCTGATATGGTGCAATCTAAACTCTCCAAACCTTTAATGACACAACCCTTACAGCCCTTACCAATTTCGCCTCAAAACAATCAAAAGAACAATAAAACGTCTAGCAATGAAAGTATTTCGTCTTCTAAATCACAGTCACCAACTGAAACTCAACAATGTTCTCCATTACATTCGTCATCTGCAGTTTCACCAGTTGAGTTTCCCGATGGACAATTCCCCCCTACTCCTCCAAGGCAAAGCAAAAATTCTACACCAGTATCCACACCAATACGTCAACCGAAACAAGAAGGTACTTCAACTTTTTACGATGGTAGTGCTAACATATATGAAGAAATACAAGAAGAAATGCCAGCGCCTAGACATCCACCACCTCCATTTCCATCAATTGCAAACCAAGAAATTGCTCCCATTGCTTCTGTTGAAAGTCCTCGTAGACAAGTAGTAGGAACACATTCGACACCAATAGGTCCTCCACCACCTTTGCCGGCGCGGCGCGGACCTCCACCCATACCCAATCGCAGTGGAAATGCACCACCACTTCCTACTCGACCAGGCAATAACAATTGA
- the LOC126756201 gene encoding outer dynein arm-docking complex subunit 4 isoform X2, translated as MPRRRNKVDPLEELETCIKLLCDQSHNHMKVREYDKALIGYNKALELNGTDINALVSRSKCYLLLGEPSKALQDAETALTEDKNNIRAIFQKAESLYFLGQFEQSLMFFHQGLRARPELSSFRLGVQKTQEAIENTIGTSKCSSLNIALKSANNKISTKSNSNKQSQKNVQHSNRPKLSRDEIERLNARKLLGELCVDKEYLEKLLKHPDLVRADTNSENISNHANEAVNFLIKRQEFWRQQRPCTSLTSYKNLPQEPLPDWF; from the exons ATGCCGCGTAGAAGAAATAAAGTCGACCCGTTGGAGGAACTGGAGACCTGCATTAAACTGTTATGTGATCAGTCTCACAATCATATGAAAGTTCGAGAATACGATAAAGCTTTAATAGGTTACAATAAG gCTCTCGAACTAAATGGAACTGACATAAATGCGTTGGTTTCTCGAAGTAAATGTTACCTTTTGCTAGGGGAGCCATCAAAAGCATTACAGGATGCGGAAACTGCACTCACTGAAGACAAAAATAATATTCGAGCAATTTTCCAAAAAGCAGAATCCCTCTATTTTCTTGGTCAATTCGAACAGAGTCTAATGTTCTTCCACCAAGGCTTACGCGCACGTCCCGAATTATCTTCCTTTCGATTGGGTGTTCAAAAAACTCAAGAAGCCATTGAGAATACTATAGGAACTAGTAAATGTTCATCGCTCAACATTGCACTCAAGTCTgcgaataataaaatttctactAAATCTAACAGCAATAAACAATCTCAAAAAAATGTACAACATTCGAATCGCCCAAAACTATCCAGAGACGAAATTGAACGACTCAACGCTCGCAAATTGTTAGGTGAATTATGCGTTGACAAGGAGTATTTAGAAAAACTGTTGAAACACCCGGATTTAGTTCGAGCCGATACAAACTCGGAAAATATTTCCAATCATGCAAATGAAGCTGTTAACTTTCTAATAAAACGACAAGAATTTTGGCGACAACAACGTCCTTGTACATCACTCACAAGTTACAAAAACCTTCCCCAAGAACCTCTACCAGACTGGTtttag
- the LOC126756201 gene encoding outer dynein arm-docking complex subunit 4 isoform X1 — MSSVMKNILDVDKEQELLQSFIRIGITADEESIDESSRKLNQARYYSSPRTRHSYNGKSLSNAIPGGRNLNSNRKTVKFADDVEKSGVGGRGNRIEAELRAARRKTEDQLLKKKTKENFVDFYTDKDRAAAVSAGTYDIKQSLQIKHKQDRNEIMQIPDEADINSIIALGLKEIKNANPENAVYFFSQALELNGTDINALVSRSKCYLLLGEPSKALQDAETALTEDKNNIRAIFQKAESLYFLGQFEQSLMFFHQGLRARPELSSFRLGVQKTQEAIENTIGTSKCSSLNIALKSANNKISTKSNSNKQSQKNVQHSNRPKLSRDEIERLNARKLLGELCVDKEYLEKLLKHPDLVRADTNSENISNHANEAVNFLIKRQEFWRQQRPCTSLTSYKNLPQEPLPDWF; from the exons ATGTCAAGtgttatgaaaaacattttagatGTTGATAAAGAACAAGAATTACTTCAAAGTTTTATAAGAATCGGAATAACTGCAGACGAAGAGTCAATAGATGAATCATCACGCAAACTAAATCAAGCCCGGTACTATTCTTCGCCACGTACAAGACATTCTTATAATGGGAAAAGCTTGTCTAACGCTATCCCAGGTGGCCGAAATTTAAATAGCAATCGCAAGACTGTAAAATTTGCTGACGATGTAGAAAAAAGTGGAGTTGGAGGTCGCGGAAACCGTATTGAGGCAGAATTGCGTGCTGCGCGAAGAAAAACCGAGgatcaattattaaaaaaaaaaacaaaagaaaattttgtagaCTTCTATACTGATAAAGATAGAGCAGCAGCTGTAAGCGCCGGCACTTACGACATTAAACAAAGCCtgcaaataaaacataaacagGATCGTAATGAAATCATGCAAATACCGGATGAGGCAGACATTAATTCCATTATAGCATTGGggttgaaagaaattaaaaacgcCAATCCAGAAAACGCCGTATATTTCTTTTCACAG gCTCTCGAACTAAATGGAACTGACATAAATGCGTTGGTTTCTCGAAGTAAATGTTACCTTTTGCTAGGGGAGCCATCAAAAGCATTACAGGATGCGGAAACTGCACTCACTGAAGACAAAAATAATATTCGAGCAATTTTCCAAAAAGCAGAATCCCTCTATTTTCTTGGTCAATTCGAACAGAGTCTAATGTTCTTCCACCAAGGCTTACGCGCACGTCCCGAATTATCTTCCTTTCGATTGGGTGTTCAAAAAACTCAAGAAGCCATTGAGAATACTATAGGAACTAGTAAATGTTCATCGCTCAACATTGCACTCAAGTCTgcgaataataaaatttctactAAATCTAACAGCAATAAACAATCTCAAAAAAATGTACAACATTCGAATCGCCCAAAACTATCCAGAGACGAAATTGAACGACTCAACGCTCGCAAATTGTTAGGTGAATTATGCGTTGACAAGGAGTATTTAGAAAAACTGTTGAAACACCCGGATTTAGTTCGAGCCGATACAAACTCGGAAAATATTTCCAATCATGCAAATGAAGCTGTTAACTTTCTAATAAAACGACAAGAATTTTGGCGACAACAACGTCCTTGTACATCACTCACAAGTTACAAAAACCTTCCCCAAGAACCTCTACCAGACTGGTtttag